The following nucleotide sequence is from Oryzias latipes chromosome 20, ASM223467v1.
CAGAACAGCTCTGAGCTCAGCCAAACACAGGGCAGGGTAAATTTAAAAGGGTTGGAGGTCATAAAACTCAAATGCAGTCCGAAAATGGACCCCAAGGAACAAAAACATCCACTGTGCCAACGCACTCAACAGTTGAAAAATATCTGATGCACTTACACAACTGACATAAAAtttacaaactttatttttaagttgtcaGTTTACATATATCTCCAATCACGTCATCTGGGGAACTAAACAAGACAAAATGACCTCTGTGTTTGTTAACCTTTCACATGTAATTGGATCTGAACATGAATTCAGATGGGGAAAGAAAGAGGCTTTAGATAATATATCAGACAATAAAGTTATTATTGAGGAAGGGTCATCTGGGTTGTCATGTGGCTGCCATGAACACTTAACTGACAGGCCAAATGAGGTTCCTCAGGTCAGTGGAGTCAAATGTGTTTCCCATCATGTTTAATGAGAGTTGTTTGTTTTCCCCAAAGCACAAGCTTCTAATTATGGTCACAAGAAAGCCACAGTGTCTGCATTAAGCCTCATTATGAGGTATTTAATCTAGTAACAGATATAGTTTGTAAATGAATCATGAGTGGTAGCACAATTGTGAGCTTTTGACAAGAGAAACCATACAATGTTCTAAGTGTCTTAGATCAGAGCTATACAGCCACAAGGTAATTAATACAGCTATTAACTGATGTGTTCCCAAACATTTAATCAAGAATGTACGCATTGAGTCAGTGGTTTAGTGCCGTTCAACAACTGGTTCAGTTTTTTACTCTAAAGAAGAGAATCCCTGTTGATGACTcttctcttttgtcttttttttctttgcatgagCAAGTTTCTCAGTCATTCTACCCTCTATCCAGTCTTAGTCCTAGATAGACCCAGTTAATCCATGGTTAAACCAAGCTGGAGTGAACCACTGAAAACTAACTAGTTGGCTGTCATTAGTTGTAAACCCTcatgttctgatccagattacAACTGGATTAACGTGGATGAACTCGAGATGAGTGTTAGAGCGGGTTTAACTTTCTGAACCTCTCCCCTCGAGAGGTGAGCTGTGGTAGGATTCCAAGTGTAACGCCAGGATTAAGGCTGGTTTCACTTCCTTGGTTTCCCTGTCATTACGACAGAGGTTACTTTGGTACAGCACCAATCATGACAGTCTTTTTTTGGGAGACCtctattttttctgaatttttagaCACGTGTGGTGATGAAGTACTAAACGCTGAAATGCATTCTCTTTCATTGTATGTTCGTTTGCTCTTGATTTTGTAATGTACACAGCAAAATCAGCAGTGTTAATTTAACTCCCATAGTGTCAATTTTAACACTTTGCGAGTGTTTATATAATCCTCACCAGCCCAGTGTTAAAATTACACTTTATAAAGTGTTACTATTTTAACTCTGCAATAGTGTTACATTACTGACATTCTTAGTGTtatttttgacacttcaacagtgtttttttaacactaaaTTGTGTCAAAAATTAACTCTTATTCTGAGTTGATTCCCATGATAAGTTTTTTTCCTGTACTTTAGTGCCTTTAAAAGACTAGTTTTATCTTACGTTAAGTTTACTTTTATAAGTagtcaaatacaaaacataaaaggttTGTTTCCTTAATGttgtaaatatgtttatgtcAATATATACATACAAACAACCGACGATCAGTTGAAGCGTGGCTTTCTTTGATTATACAGAAGTAGAAGCAGATACACAATCATCTTTTCCTACCTATCCCTAGCTGCGTTGTAGGTGCAGCCGCCTGAGAAAACACCaagtgtaaaaatattttacgaTGTGAAAGAAATATTATGACATTTGAGAAAGCTTTAAACTCTTTATTAAGAGTAAGAAATCCTCCAAGCACAATAACATTTTGAGCACAAGGTAAACTTGACCATCATTACAACAAAGACAGAGGTACAATATAAATGCTGTCGTCTTCACTGTAGGCACTTTGTAAGTTGAATGGCCTGTGAATGGCAAGACTGTCTGCTTTAATGAAATCATTTTCATTACTAACAAACACTTTGTACGCTCATAAATGCTCATTGAAATGTGACCTCAGAGTTTCATCTGCCGAATTTACTTCTGTTGTGTCATTGAAAGAAGCCTCAAATGGTTCCAAGTTTGCTGAATTACCACTCTGTAACGTGAACAGTTTCCAAATGCTTTTTGAAACCAGAATAAGTTGAAAACTGACGCCTACAACAACCCTGTGCACAAAGCAACTTAAACCTGGTGCTTGGATAAAAACTATGGTCAAGTCTTAAATGGATTGTCAAAGACTTACAGGTCACATGAACAGCCTGACAAATGAAAcacttaaacatttttaagctaGTTGAGCAGTTTAGCACGCAACTCACGAACTCTCGGAGACTCGTCTGTTGTTGTGACATCAATGTTAAAGATGGTTGTTTGAACAAAAGTGTAGAGCTGGACCAGGGATTCCTCATAGGACAAGTTGAAAACATAGTGGGATTTAAACAGTTCATCAAACGCGCCCAGTGAACTAGTGGCTTGGCAGGGAATGAGCTGTTTGTCCACAACGATGTTGGTCTCAATTTTGTTCTGGGTTCTGCCAATGGCAAGGTTGTTTGCCTTCACGTTGTTGCAGGTGTTCACCAATGCTGCAACATGACTGAAAAAGATTgacaaagatttcaaaataaatagatattttAGGACATGATAGTTAGTTCTTGGGTGCAAACATTATCTCCAATTTAGAGAATTCAGGCCAGACTGAGATAGCTCAGACATGTCCAGGGGAGAGACAATGAGTATattggtaaaaggatgctgagtctagagctgccagaggtcttgaaaaagaccaaagaggaggtttatggataCAGTGGAGGAAGACAAAGTTAGCTGGTGTTAGAAGATCCAGAAGACAGGTGGATGAGGGGACAGATGGTTTAATGGAGGAATATTTGGTTAGATAACTGTCAATTAGAAATGTATGCTGAAACACAAAAgtgtgcacaaattaatattttgcacaacttaaaataaaaaatatgaacacatttgtGCCTACACCTAcctgtggttttgttttcacTCCCAGTTTGTAAATATTGTAAAACACATACCTTATGAAAGTGCACCATTTTAGGCACAGCATCATTGGGGCTTATTTTAATCCTCTTTCGTCCTGCTGTGGGTGGCAACAGATGAAGAAGGAGCAGCAGTGAAGCCATATCACTGTCCCAGTctatcaaaatataaaaaaataacagagaaTTTGGGAAGAAATTATTATTATCCACTCTGAACACAGAGATAATACAGTGTATACTATCATATCTATAGACAATGTAATGCTTACTGGTCTCATCATTCTCTGCtaatttttcagcagctttcaAAAGTTGAAACAATTCATTTGTCCGTGTCAGGTGTTTGGCCTCCTCAATGATTTTTTTGCTTAGCTCTCTAAAGAAGTCGGTCACACTTAAAGTGACTGACTGTTCTTCAGGGAGGGTGGATGGACATGAATGTTCTATGGGagagaaagggaaaaaatgtaaaaatttgtaCAAGAGCTAATGATAAGTTATGTGAAATCATTCAAAAAGTTACTGAAACTTACTTTCTGATATGCTGTCACAAACAGTCAGACACAGGTCAGGTTTGCTTTCTATAAGTTCAAGAAGAACATCTTCCTCCACTGCTGTGTCAGAGACGTCAAAAATGTGAAGCTCAGTTCCATCCGGAagtccaaacttgttttttactGGAAGAAAAAATTGGCATGaacgaaagaaagaaaaaaagtaataacatcggcagtaataaaaaaatgtcattacatTTGATCAAATATTCCCAGCTTCCTTGCATTTTAACAAAGACCTAATgatgtaaatatttaattatacAGAATGCCTGCTCACCTTCACAGATGAGATCTGCATAGGTAAATCCTGACTGTAATTGGATGTATTATAGCAGCATAGTGGCAGTTAACAGAaacttttaaggaaaaaaacagtactTTAGTTTCACAGAATTAATTTGCTCTTTGACAAGTTGAAGCAtagataaacatttttgttctaatGAACACAATTCATATCagtaatacttttaaaaatgtctaataagcaaaatcaacttttcctAGCTTTCTTTCATAAAACAACTATTACTTGATCAAAAACGTGTCTGGAGTGATTTTCTATTTAACTgacgcacatgcacacacagaatcTCACCCATCCTGCGacatttaagtattttataataaataagtaGCAAAAAGGTCATAAAATTACTGTGTATTTTTTGTCTCAAAACGTTTTCCAAAACGCGCCCCTGTCAAGCCTCCAATGAATGTCCATTCTCGTCCTCCTCCCCCATCTTTAGATAATTATGGCGCGAAGCAGAAGTTACTTTTCTTATTAATGCTCAaatcattttcaatttaaaaatgtgcttttgatTTATTCACACCTGTAATTGAGAAAAAGTCCAACCTTGTACCATAGTTATAACATTagatgtttaaagtcccactactaCTACTATATTTCGGATCCTTTTTGTGACAgcgctcagttgtcttttaacTATGTTGGGGGCGTTTTtggcggttttagggtcggttcagcggggggggggggtttctcaTGAAAATACCGTACCGGCCTAAGTCAGGCTGTATGGCCGCTGGAGTGCCGCTATCCTTTTTAAACTGGAGACGCAACAGGCAGAGACGGCGCTTAACGGACCCGGGCTCTGTCATacaacctgttgttgggggtttgccgccccgccccgccccgcctgtCCAAAattgggttaagaaaatgaatgaaagttcGGGAGCAGAACTGTGTGTGGGGTGGgcgtgtgtgtgcttgtgtcaGCGTACGCAGCGCCCCCACCCCGAGGACATAGAAGAGTTTGGCGGTTTTCAGATTACTTTGGGCTGGAAACCGGTAACACTACCGACACTGCGTTATGCGTACAGTTTAGATACAGATTCTAGCGCAGACGAGACAAAGACGTTCATCGATCTATTCGTCTGACGGTAAACGCATGAGGGGGGCAGAGCGGAGAGACCGGGTCGCGCATTTTAGTAACTGCGTCacatatttgagttttttttttccgaacgGCGCATTTTTGTCTGCTACAATTACAataagaaatactaagaaacacagttttacatATTACATTATTTAATTTCCAatatcatcagagaaatgctacaaaatatgttaaaaatactcaaaaaaaaggcgattttaattggagtgggtcgcCATGTAACACTGAAAAACTAGCTAAAGAAAAATAGCGCGTTACTTAACATTAAGAGCAATAAATGTATCGAAGCTAACTAATATCTATCGCATTACAAACATGCTTTATGTTTATAATAGTGAAgacatttatatatttgttcttACCCTTTTGAAATGAATGTAGCAGACGACTTTCCTCCTCCGCTCTCCGAGAAAAAACCGCCAACAGAGTTTGAAATAACTCCGTCAGCCGTTGCAGCACAAAGCTCCGCCCCCAAATCTGTTTTAACACTGGATGTGCTCAAAACAACACTAAGATCAACACTAATCAACTCGAAATATTTAACACTGGAAAATTCAACACAAATCAACACTGCAGATTTTGCTGTGTAGGATTACCCACAATGCAAGAAGTCCAAACTAAATTTTAGAGAAACGCAaagaggttttttcttttctttttctgtttgctttggtGGAAGTTACCAATTTGGAATCGAGAAAATATATTTGTCTGTTATTTGGTTTTCCCTTTAAGTTATTCAACCAATCATGTTAATttcttatttaacccttgtcctaCTGCTTGTAACTTAAAGTGGTTTCTAAGAGCCATGAAATCCCATCCTACAAATCAGCTtacaatgtaaaaacatttgggagtaaaaaaggtcaaatgtttttctggtTAAACAGAATTAACCAAactagaaaagaagaaaaacaaatttgaggAAATGTAAACCTACTTTTTTGGggagcaaaaaaatatttttttttcaagttgaaCCTCATAACTTAGCAGTTTCCCATTTAAGATTTTTGCAGACTTTCAAGAAAAAGGGCAGCTCAGCATGATTTGATGACTTGAGAGGCCAAAAAGAGTTATACTatcattaaaatgttaaaatcttttaaaatccaTTATAAAGTTTTGTCAAAATAACATTATGAACTTgtaaataagaacaaaaaaatgaagattcTTGTTGGTGAcatttgttttactgtgttgcTTTTAGGTTGCGGGGAGGTTAAGAAATGGAGATGGACTGTATTCATCAGCAGCTGAGAGAAGCCACATCCAAAATCCAGGAACAAAAGGAAACTTTGGAAATctataaacaaaaatacacCACTGCAATAGCAAAAGTGTTTCAAGTACAAAGGCAGGTCAAAATTAAGGAGAATGAGCTCCAACATTTACGGCAAAAGGTGCATTATAgttcattttcttcatcattattaatattaaacagCTTTATCTTATAGTTCTGTCTACCTGTGGTCTAAATGTTTCTTAATGCATCTTATTTGTAGCTACAAGAGTCTGAGTTAACAAGTTTTTCTGTAAAGGAAGAATTAACTGAAATGCAACAACGATATGAAGAAAAGGTAAATCATTGGGAGAGCACATCAGAAGCTCTTGACCAGCTGACAGATGAGCTCCAAGCCAATCAGAGTTTACTGAGAGAGAGTCAGCAAGAAGTGGAGCGTTTGAGGAGCCATGTTGGAGCATTGCATAACCAGATGGACTCACTCAAACAGCAGGTGGGGGCAAGGATGTTTTTTCATGAACCATAGGAGAAAAGAAGACTCCAAAGAGAACAAACACATTCCTAGGCcacttctttattttaatctttgtaagctttgcatttttaaagtttaaaatagaggactttttttcccccttttataagtattttaataaaaagtagttTGTGACATGAAACTCTTTAAAGCTCCTCAGGAGGCAACAAAAGTAAATACTGGTGGCAGTTTTGTACTGAAATCTCTTTAAGACATGGAAGCAAATCCTCATAAACTACTGTTGTGCTAGATAGCAGtgcatttaaattaaatgattaatatgaacaagttttatttatttttattttttttgcatgcacACCCAGACTCTTCGCAACTGAGTGAGCACACGCTCGTTTTTCCTTAATCtttctgttttatatttacTATGTCGGCAACAAATGAATCATCTTTATTATGGAGAAATTTAATTTGGATGAACTTAACTGCTGCCGCCAAGGTCAGACGGGCAGAATGTCATTTTAATCCAATCAACTTTAATCTGTTGGTTATAAAAGAGTTAGGCTGTTGAAGAATGGCTGTATCTCAGGCCCTTTATTACACTGGGTAATGACTTTGATTGTGACGCGCCTATCAAGAGGTTAGGAGTTCTTATGGAGCTTCAGATTCCTCTTACTCACTACCTCTTGTCACTGTTGGGCTCAGCTAACCCTAAAATCAGTTATACCTTCATTTTCTCTTTGCTAGgatatcaaacattttttttttcattttaaacttcaATAGaattaaagtaaacatttattaaatgtatatttaatgcaattttttatgcaataaatattttaattgttttaatctAATTTCTATtccatttgtatttttactaaaggacatttcaatgttttaccTTTCCTGCAGAAACAACTACTTTGGAGTTAATGATATAATTTTCCAACATAAAGGCCAGCGCCTAACATATGAAGATTGCAGGCAATGATATAGTTTATCATCTTGAACAATGAACATAGGCAGAATGGTGCCATTTGagtaaaaacaatacatttttcaaaagtctTTAAATTACATTATGGTATGAAATTATATGAGAATTTATATGTTTTTGCTCTAATGCtaattttactttcattaaatACCATCATTGCTCATTTTGAACGTATTTGATTGTTGTTTGTCAACTTTCTGGCACATTATAGGAACGTACTTTTTTGTGCGGATCAATACACAAATGAGACCAAAGCATaatcaactttttctttaatatatCTTGCCATTTATTGGTCTAACGTAATTCCCATAATCTAATGAAATGCAGTGGataacaaatatttgttttgccaCATAACTCATGGCTTCATCTTTAAATTTAATTACACAAAGTTCGATTAATATTTGAGTGAACTAttcaaaatcttcttttttgttaaccttaaAAATCTGCGTTTACACAGAAAGTGATGGTGGATTGTTCTGAAAAGGAGTATCTTCATCGGACAAAGCTCCGTCAGCAACAGCAGGAGGTAAGGGTCAAGTGAAACGTATCACATGCAtctaaaatgttgaaaaaaggtTCTTTAAGTTCTCAGTAAAAAAGCTGTAGCATGCATTAAAAGGAAATTTAATATTTCATCAAATTacacaaaccaaacaaaaatatctttattttgtGTGCTGCAGTGCTGTACTAACAAAGATGAATGCCTTGCGCGGACTGAAAAGGCTATTCTTGAGAGGAAGTTAGAGCTTTGGAGACGGTAATAACGGTGTGAATAAAACTTTGAATCTGTTCCACGTCTGTCCTTGTTTCTTCCCTCACGTCTTTATCTGCCTCTATTCTATCCTGTTTAACAATTCCCTATTTCCAGTAGTAgaaagtgtggaaaatatttgGTCTTTATCTCTACATTTTATAATTTCTGAGGATATATTAATTAACACAAATGTTTCTTCTCTTCTTTGCAGAACACAGGAGAAAGAGGATCTCCAGCAGTCCCTTTCTCAATCCCATAAACCCAAGAATAACTGCAGTCAGATAGAAAAGAAAGTGAGACGTTTAAAAGAGGAATTGGGACATTTAAAATTTATGctggatgaaaacaaaaaggtaaaGTTGTCCTGCACATTTTACCTTACCGCATCCTTAGCTTGCAGAGCGTTTTATTTGATATCCTTTATTTTTGGGACAAACTTGCTGTATGTTCATTCTGGAAAAATGCTAGTCAATTATTCACCTGGCTactaagaaaataaagatatagttttgttttcagccaacatttcttctgtttctgGTGGAGTTACAGGAACAGTTAGTGTCTCAACATCACTTGTgattt
It contains:
- the LOC105356674 gene encoding trichohyalin-like, which gives rise to MEMDCIHQQLREATSKIQEQKETLEIYKQKYTTAIAKVFQVQRQVKIKENELQHLRQKLQESELTSFSVKEELTEMQQRYEEKVNHWESTSEALDQLTDELQANQSLLRESQQEVERLRSHVGALHNQMDSLKQQKVMVDCSEKEYLHRTKLRQQQQECCTNKDECLARTEKAILERKLELWRRTQEKEDLQQSLSQSHKPKNNCSQIEKKVRRLKEELGHLKFMLDENKKVHRKLFSQAEKQLTQAKQESARRSVELDLQRRETRKHHEEFCRTEEKMRNAIKEIQTLRIYYEQLKQQLLVLQNQHQMAVEELAVGAEEARRMEGCLNEGKLAEEKISTEKRSIVIQSLNKTKDMHSRLQSNLEAISMLNQQLNILCRENKHLRRQLEEERSMRRQVEQELSLPPASQHCSSIHLPVSLSTQFPLISASFSSTLGLPHLLNSKPAGRRRR